The Microplitis demolitor isolate Queensland-Clemson2020A chromosome 8, iyMicDemo2.1a, whole genome shotgun sequence genome has a segment encoding these proteins:
- the LOC103575538 gene encoding putative uncharacterized protein DDB_G0271606 produces the protein MTEGTVTRTKRMGTRFFKNPPQPHMCIQDFLRGSGHPCYINVLSWDKIAMGSCPFERLSLYGGMKINPPRTEKPDVNVFFVMANPEVLRQKGKNASDHKEQSILIELLLNFIEAMNTGVEFMRQYKILNDRDITGELKEIWMVVQSDRARVQNDAANEDVKRPVPQYPQYSEQDQKQEQQQLQQQKQQQKKQHQQQYRPPPPQTQQHQHQVQQIHQNHSEETHQQIQSQPPQYHSSYSMSSRGPAKASDNYDLAYVRQTQNQPIAQNDHIYQPWSTSLQYANRVRRMEHQIGSREAREFLASSVPSNTPVPPQHPISYPAPQYQYQLSRPIGPPYNGPKVHPNAGGLGCSTITNPGGIPPVINTTIAPGSQMHYDHYYLSMRLPEKSVCVKVHRVQQPQQPQIQIANPIHAAPVPPYESIDPFYDPQINASFNWRKSLASQNNTMQPKNNINKRQNSPTNAGSNGPKENSVKNKSPVKVLQRDNCNSNTDPVNSVIFTDKSDEEFENAANKIKKQVQVTDLDEDEPRITETCDDSEIFKNFNDMENHKITQENNYKKQNKTKIMVLKRNKSFNDSQSLLRNGKTVKNGVGIENEQPSNIENKVIEKKNEQPFVSESERNGFNNDKQLESDDRISKTVNNCNNSASIINPSTSEDNGKQHETKVNGQVNNFNKNKEQVYQVYTILRKSDVTSTQDELTNETAQIAIKDCTDTSEIGIVPS, from the exons ATGACGGAAGGAACTGTGACGAGGACAAAGCGTATGGGAACGAGATTTTTTAAGAATCCTCCTCAACCTCATATGTGTATACAAGATTTTTTGAGG GGATCAGGACATCCGTGTTATATAAACGTTTTGTCATGGGATAAAATAGCAATGGGAAGTTGTCCTTTTGAACGCTTATCACTCTACGGTGGTATGAAAATAAATCCACCGAGAACAGAAAAACCGGAtgttaatgtattttttgttatgGCTAATCCAGAAGTTCTACGACAAAAAGGCAAAAATGCTTCTGACCAcaag GAGCAATCTATCCTCATAGAACTACTTCTGAATTTTATCGAAGCAATGAATACCGGAGTAGAATTTATGAgacaatataaaattctaaatgaTCGTGATATAACTGgtgaattaaaagaaatatggATGGTTGTACAAAGTGATAGAGCGCGTGTACAAAATGATGCAGCCAATGAAGATGTTAAAAGACCAGTTCCGCAGTATCCACAATATTCAGAGCAAGATCAAAAACAAGAACAACAACAGTTGCAACAACAGAAACAACAACAAAAGAAGCAACATCAACAACAATATAGACCGCCACCACCCCAAACACAGCAACATCAGCATCAAGTTCAGCAGATTCATCAGAATCATAGTGAAGAGACTCATCAACAAATTCAATCTCAACCTCCTCAATATCATTCAAGTTATTCAATGTCAAGTCGTGGGCCTGCCAAGGCATCTGATAATTATGATTTGGCTTACGTTCGTCAAACTCAGAATCAACCGATAGCTCAGAATGATCATATCTATCAACCTTGGTCAACATCATTGCAATACGCTAATAGAGTTAGAAGAATGGAACATCAAATAGGTTCTAGAGAAGCTAGAGAGTTTTTAGCTTCTTCTGTTCCGTCTAATACTCCAGTTCCGCCACAACATCCTATCTCTTATCCAGCACCACAATACCAGTATCAGTTGTCACGACCTATAGGACCGCCTTATAACGGGCCTAAAGTCCATCCTAATGCGGGTGGTCTTGGTTGCTCTACGATAACAAATCCTGGTGGTATCCCACCTGTTATAAATACTACCATTGCTCCAGGATCGCAAATGCACtatgatcattattatttatctatgcGGTTACCAGAGAAGAGTGTTTGTGTGAAAGTTCATAGAGTGCAACAACCTCAGCAACCACAAATTCAAATCGCTAATCCTATTCATGCAGCTCCTGTTCCTCCGTATGAATCAATTGATCCTTTTTATGATCCACAAATAAATGCATCGTTCAATTGGAGAAAATCGCTTGCATCACAAAATAATACTATGcaacctaaaaataatattaataaacgaCAAAATTCACCTACAAATGCTGGTAGCAATGGGCCTAAAGaaaattcagtaaaaaataaaagcccAGTTAAAGTGCTACAACGAGATAATTGTAATTCAAATACTGATCCTGTAAATTCGGTAATTTTTACAGATAAATCAGATGAAGAATTTGAAAACGCAgctaacaaaattaaaaaacaagtcCAAGTTACTGATTTAGATGAAGATGAACCGCGAATTACTGAGACTTGTGATGattctgaaatatttaaaaattttaatgatatggaaaatcataaaataacacaagaaaataattataaaaaacaaaacaaaacaaaaataatggTACTAAAAAGAAACAAATCATTTAATGATAGTCAATCATTGTTGAGAAATGGTAAAACTGTTAAAAATGGTGTAGGAATTGAAAATGAACAGCCAAGTAATATAGAGAataaagttattgaaaaaaaaaatgaacaaccATTTGTTTCTGAATCCGAGCGAAATggttttaataatgataaacaacTAGAAAGTGATGATAGAATTTCAAAGAccgtaaataattgtaataatagtGCATCGATAATAAATCCTAGTACATCTGAAGACAATGGCAAACAACATGAAACTAAAGTCAATGgacaagttaataattttaacaaaaataaggAACAGGTTTATCAAGTGTATACAATATTGAGAAAATCCGATGTGACATCAACGCAGGATGAATTGACAAATGAAACGGCTCAGATAGCGATTAAAGATTGCACGGATACGAGTGAGATCGGTATCGTGCCTTCGTGA